In Candidatus Angelobacter sp., a single window of DNA contains:
- a CDS encoding M20/M25/M40 family metallo-hydrolase, which produces RRCPPCVSLTIKEGNEGAEAYRVSPDNPAVRAAAETLTEVFGIPPEIVGMGGTVPIVTTFRDVLGVDTVFFSFSTADEDIHAPNEFYRLERFRLGLQAWARLWRRLSNPSI; this is translated from the coding sequence CGCCGCTGTCCACCCTGCGTGAGCCTCACAATTAAGGAAGGGAATGAAGGTGCCGAGGCGTATCGCGTCTCGCCCGACAACCCCGCAGTGCGCGCGGCCGCCGAGACGCTCACCGAGGTCTTCGGCATACCTCCTGAGATTGTCGGCATGGGCGGCACCGTGCCCATCGTTACCACTTTCCGCGACGTCCTCGGCGTGGATACTGTCTTCTTCTCGTTCAGCACCGCCGATGAGGATATCCACGCGCCCAACGAGTTTTATCGTCTCGAACGCTTTCGCCTCGGGCTTCAGGCTTGGGCCCGCCTGTGGCGCCGACTAAGTAATCCCAGCATTTGA